One Nocardia iowensis DNA window includes the following coding sequences:
- a CDS encoding FixH family protein: MTATGRRPLRVLAIAGAVLVLVAIGWLVWPRSPAPVVLNAGTPQHLVTVTIDSLRIGDTAVDVTVTDRAGTPIDHAAVQVQAIQPLMGHAGPPVPASSAGSGRFRAAAVSLMMTGPWELRLSIDAHHGVDQLTLPLWVGG, encoded by the coding sequence ATGACCGCCACCGGTCGGCGTCCGCTGCGCGTTCTCGCCATCGCAGGCGCCGTGCTCGTGCTCGTCGCCATCGGGTGGCTGGTCTGGCCGCGCTCACCCGCGCCCGTCGTACTGAATGCCGGTACGCCGCAACACCTCGTCACCGTCACCATCGACAGCCTTCGCATCGGCGACACTGCTGTCGATGTCACCGTCACCGACCGCGCCGGTACCCCGATCGACCATGCGGCAGTACAGGTTCAGGCGATCCAACCGCTGATGGGCCACGCCGGGCCGCCGGTTCCCGCGAGCTCCGCCGGGTCCGGTCGCTTCCGTGCCGCGGCGGTATCGCTGATGATGACCGGACCATGGGAGCTGCGACTGTCGATCGACGCACACCACGGCGTGGACCAACTCACGCTGCCGCTGTGGGTCGGCGGCTGA
- a CDS encoding GntR family transcriptional regulator has product MPVPQHEGLVARSLLRENAYRAIRDAIVDGTLAPGERLNDNDLVKWLGVSRTPVREALMRLEQAGLVQTKPGRYTIVSPLNVRAVRAAQSVTTAMHELAVREALPNLSADELAAMREANSRFADALRRNDVDAAITADDDFHRIPVTASANDAIRSVLEQFTPVLRRVERLRFSSLSGRSSVTQHERIIALCEAGDVEGAVAGTRANWQTLVPLLENLTP; this is encoded by the coding sequence ATGCCGGTCCCGCAGCACGAAGGTCTCGTCGCCAGATCCCTGCTCCGGGAAAACGCCTACCGCGCCATCCGGGACGCCATCGTCGACGGCACCCTCGCCCCCGGCGAACGTCTCAACGACAACGATCTGGTGAAGTGGCTCGGCGTCAGCCGCACACCGGTGCGCGAGGCGCTGATGCGGCTGGAACAGGCAGGTCTGGTGCAGACGAAGCCCGGCCGCTACACCATCGTCAGCCCACTCAACGTGCGCGCGGTCCGCGCCGCCCAGTCGGTCACCACCGCCATGCACGAACTCGCCGTCCGTGAGGCACTGCCCAACCTGTCCGCCGACGAACTGGCCGCCATGCGCGAAGCCAACTCCCGTTTCGCGGATGCCTTGCGCCGCAACGATGTCGATGCCGCGATCACCGCGGACGACGACTTCCATCGCATCCCGGTCACCGCCAGCGCCAACGACGCCATCCGCAGCGTGCTCGAACAGTTCACCCCGGTCTTGCGCCGGGTGGAGCGCCTGCGCTTCTCCTCGCTGAGCGGCCGTAGCTCGGTGACTCAGCACGAGCGCATCATCGCGCTGTGCGAAGCAGGCGATGTCGAAGGCGCGGTGGCAGGCACCAGGGCGAACTGGCAGACGCTGGTGCCACTGCTCGAAAATCTCACGCCCTGA
- a CDS encoding DUF779 domain-containing protein yields MSVAPPRLVATAEAAALLRRLREVHGALMMHQSGGCCDGSSPMCYPLGEFIVGDRDILLGIIDLRLAVGEVPSTLPSDDRDAVPVWISGTQFQAWKHTQLVIDVVPGRGSGFSVEAPEGWRFLSRARAFTAAENEALESAPPVLGTDFADGARPPIPDAAQVVAQAADACPVPAPPSAG; encoded by the coding sequence GTGAGTGTCGCCCCGCCCCGCTTGGTCGCGACCGCGGAGGCGGCGGCGCTGTTGCGCCGCCTCCGCGAGGTGCACGGTGCGCTGATGATGCACCAGTCCGGCGGCTGCTGCGACGGATCATCGCCGATGTGTTATCCCTTGGGGGAGTTCATCGTCGGTGATCGTGACATCCTGCTGGGCATCATCGATCTCCGCCTCGCGGTCGGCGAGGTGCCGAGCACCCTGCCGTCCGACGACCGTGACGCGGTACCGGTGTGGATATCCGGGACCCAGTTCCAAGCCTGGAAACACACCCAACTCGTCATCGACGTGGTGCCGGGGCGGGGCTCGGGCTTCAGTGTGGAAGCTCCGGAAGGATGGCGATTCCTCAGCAGGGCACGGGCATTCACCGCCGCGGAGAACGAAGCGCTCGAGTCGGCACCACCGGTACTCGGGACCGACTTCGCCGACGGCGCCCGTCCGCCGATCCCTGATGCCGCGCAAGTGGTGGCGCAGGCCGCGGACGCGTGCCCGGTTCCCGCGCCACCAAGCGCGGGGTGA
- a CDS encoding 1-aminocyclopropane-1-carboxylate deaminase produces MSLDTFERYPLLFGPSPVHPLDRLSDHLGGARLWAKREDCNSGLAFGGNKTRKLEYLVHDALSKGADTLVSIGGVQSNHTRQVAAVAARAGLKAVLVQESWVDWPDPVNDKVGNILLSRIMGADVRLVQAGFGIGIKDSWRQALEDVAAAGGTPYPIPAGASDHPLGGLGFANWAYEVQRQERELGVFFDTIVVCSVTGSTQAGMIAGFAGQDRPRRVLGIDASAKLAATHAQVAKIARGTAELIGLGRDLRDDEIIVLDGWAGDRYGIPVESTLDAIRLTGRLEGMILDPVYEGKSMAGLIDLVRNGDIPADSTVLYAHLGGQPALNAYSGVFC; encoded by the coding sequence ATGTCTCTCGACACCTTCGAGCGTTACCCCCTGCTGTTCGGACCGAGCCCGGTCCACCCGCTGGATCGGCTCAGCGACCACCTCGGCGGCGCCCGCCTCTGGGCCAAGCGGGAAGACTGCAACAGCGGCTTGGCCTTCGGCGGCAACAAGACTCGCAAACTGGAGTATCTCGTCCACGACGCGCTGAGCAAGGGTGCGGACACCCTGGTCAGCATCGGCGGCGTGCAGTCCAACCACACTCGGCAGGTGGCCGCGGTCGCCGCCAGGGCGGGCCTGAAAGCCGTTCTGGTCCAGGAGAGTTGGGTCGACTGGCCGGACCCCGTCAACGACAAGGTCGGCAATATCCTGCTGTCCCGCATCATGGGTGCCGATGTGCGGCTGGTTCAGGCCGGATTCGGGATCGGCATCAAGGACAGCTGGCGGCAAGCCCTGGAAGACGTTGCGGCGGCGGGCGGTACCCCGTATCCGATCCCCGCGGGTGCCTCCGACCATCCCCTCGGCGGTCTCGGATTCGCCAACTGGGCCTACGAAGTGCAGCGGCAAGAGCGCGAGCTCGGCGTCTTCTTCGACACCATCGTGGTCTGTAGCGTCACCGGCAGTACGCAGGCCGGCATGATCGCCGGGTTCGCGGGCCAGGACCGTCCCCGCCGCGTCCTCGGTATCGACGCCTCGGCAAAGCTCGCCGCGACCCATGCGCAGGTGGCGAAGATCGCCCGTGGCACCGCGGAACTCATCGGCCTCGGCCGCGACCTGCGCGACGACGAGATCATCGTGCTGGACGGCTGGGCCGGTGACCGCTACGGCATCCCAGTCGAGTCCACCCTCGATGCCATCCGGCTCACCGGTCGCCTCGAGGGCATGATCCTCGACCCCGTCTACGAGGGCAAGTCCATGGCCGGTCTCATCGATCTCGTCCGAAACGGTGATATCCCAGCGGATTCCACCGTGCTCTACGCCCACCTCGGTGGACAGCCCGCCCTCAACGCCTATAGCGGCGTCTTCTGTTGA